One Branchiostoma floridae strain S238N-H82 chromosome 1, Bfl_VNyyK, whole genome shotgun sequence genomic region harbors:
- the LOC118422349 gene encoding eukaryotic translation initiation factor 3 subunit K-like, which translates to MAEAMRASVAELLHGIDRYNPENLATLERYVDLQCKENTYDLEANLAVLKLYVTLNKQTNKQTNCSTLPYIPTWLSSNCTLPKTNKQTNKRTVVRYLIYQPGCPQTVRYLKQTNKQTNELYPQTQEEEMITRVTFLADLLETCQFKNFWKEIALTPEVIEGVSGFEDSVRKFICHVVSITYQRIDKQTLLELLGDIDDQQLKQWMNKYGWRDDSEGFVFLANQEENVKTKNIVEKIDFESVAGIMAAAIQR; encoded by the exons ATGGCGGAGGCTATGAGAGCATCAGTCGCAGAGCTACTGCACGGAATTGACAG ATACAACCCAGAGAACCTGGCCACCCTGGAGCGGTATGTGGACCTGCAGTGCAAGGAGAACACCTACGACCTGGAGGCCAACCTGGCTGTGCTGAAACTGTACGTTaccttaaacaaacaaacaaacaaacaaacaaactgtagtACGTTACCTTATATACCAACCTGGCTGTCCTCAAACTGTACGttacctaaaacaaacaaacaaacaaacaaacgaactgTAGTACGTTACCTTATATACCAACCTGGCTGTCCTCAAACTGTACGttacctaaaacaaacaaacaaacaaacaaacgaactgTA TCCTCAAACA CAAGAGGAGGAGATGATCACCCGAGTGACCTTCCTGGCCGACCTTCTGGAGACGTGTCAGTTCAAGAACTTCTGG AAGGAGATCGCTCTCACACCTGAAGTCATCGAGGGCGTCTCGGGGTTTGAGGACTCCGTCAGGAAAT TTATCTGCCATGTTGTCAGCATCACCTACCAGAGGATAGACAAGCAGACACTACTGGAACTGCTGGGAGACATAGATG ATCAGCAGCTGAAGCAGTGGATGAACAAGTACGGCTGGCGGGACGACAGCGAAGGCTTCGTCTTCCTGGCCAATCAGGAGGAGAACGTAAAGACCAAGAACATCGTGGAGAAGATTGACTTCGAGA GTGTAGCAGGCATCATGGCGGCTGCCATCCAGCGATGA
- the LOC118430325 gene encoding acylphosphatase-2-like isoform X1 has product MAASVRLVSVDYEVFGKVQGVFFRKNTKRTADRLGLVGWVKNEVKSRPGQAALKTVVGQVQGEETKVSIMKKWLRETGSPKSKITDAHFRNESIIDRLEFASFDIRK; this is encoded by the exons ATGGCGGCGTCCGTCAGACTTGTGTCGGTTGATTATGAAGTTTTCGGCAAAGTGCAAG GTGTGTTCTTCAGAAAG AACACGAAGAGGACGGCTGACCGGCTGGGACTGGTGGGCTGGGTGAAGAACGAAGTGAAGTCACGGCCGGGGCAGGCGGCGCTGAAAACTGTGGTGGGGCAGGTACAGGGGGAGGAGACCAAGGTGTCCATCAT GAAGAAGTGGCTGAGAGAGACGGGAAGCCCCAAGTCCAAGATCACAGACGCACACTTCAGAAATGAAAGCATCATTGACAGACTAGAATTTGCATCCTTTGATATTAGAAAGTGA
- the LOC118430258 gene encoding proteoglycan 4-like, with translation MPVNIQQKKRVEDRYNPNTYRIFNDTIPDASLPPLAKPPPPAKPTGRETPPLPIKKDGETRGNMPHPLDVGFLRKDPRLINEPICHVSTWDTAHIQHQWWPDKVPDDTRKQPNFDPSTTQRADYLLKDGTPPGQTRHASNPNISPAHGIAPVTFLRPRSAEGPRVLLEQISYQHQYNSRLDPNQPIRAKRHGSFVWSNLKPSVPSEVTSEASSSHASSQEGSRRSSAALEGPREALVPAEEPEGRLEDTWHPQTPGDQTTESPAPQEPNASVLPAPKPKALTPKASKPTSIIHSPEAKPQAGNGRSPAGSKPGSAGGFSTGSKPLSAGSQHPSRAPSAKSLQSALAAGMPQLTRAPSGSQVVSGSQVVSAPTSRRSSAGSLRPPSDQLGTPVRLPPGKSIQDLQGPLKLQVPSGTTGEPQVPAPVTCASPGGATSHGGSPTSKRNMTPVATEVFAPADLYRPMNSRPESMKSSRSSGRGSRRARASPGSVHAQPMSDTLPPVG, from the exons ATGCCAGTGAACATTCAGCAGAAGAAGAGGGTTGAAGACCGATACAA TCCCAACACATACAGGATCTTCAATGACACCATCCCAGATGCCAGCCTACCCCCCCTGGCCAAGCCACCCCCTCCGGCCAAGCCGACAGGCAGGGAGACGCCCCCCCTGCCCATCAAGAAAGACGGGGAGACCCGGGGGAACATGCCCCACCCCCTGGACGTGGGATTCCTTAGGAAGGACCCTCGACTCATCAACGAACCGATCTGCCACGTCAGCACGTGGGACACGGCACACATACAGCACCAGTGGTGGCCGGATAAG GTACCAGATGACACCAGGAAACAGCCGAACTTCGACCCCTCCACGACCCAGAGGGCGGACTACCTGCTGAAGGACGGGACCCCGCCTGGACAGACCAGACACGCCAGCAACCCTAACATTTCCCCAGCACATGGCATAG CTCCCGTGACGTTTCTGCGCCCGCGGAGCGCGGAGGGGCCGCGGGTCCTGCTGGAACAGATCTCGTACCAACACCAGTACAACAGCAGGCTGGAccccaaccaaccaatcagggCCAAG CGCCATGGCAGTTTTGTGTGGAGCAACTTGAAACCGTCCGTCCCGTCCGAGGTCACGTCAGAGGCCAGCTCGTCCCACGCCTCATCGCAGGAGGGTTCGCGCCGGTCGTCCGCCGCCCTGGAGGGGCCCAGAGAAGCCCTGGTGCCCGCGGAGGAGCCTGAGGGGAGACTAGAGGACACCTGGCACCCGCAGACGCCTGGTGACCAGACTACAGAATCTCCTGCACCACAGGAGCCTAACGCATCCGTCCTTCCTGCACCCAAACCGAAAGCTCTGACACCGAAAGCCTCCAAACCGACGTCCATCATCCACTCCCCAGAGGCGAAACCTCAGGCAGGGAACGGGCGCTCCCCGGCGGGATCCAAGCCAGGTTCCGCCGGCGGGTTCTCCACGGGCTCGAAGCCTCTGTCGGCAGGCTCGCAGCATCCGTCCAGAGCGCCGTCAGCAAAGTCGCTCCAGTCCGCCCTAGCGGCCGGGATGCCGCAGCTGACCAGGGCTCCATCGGGGTCACAGGTCGTGTCGGGGTCACAGGTCGTGTCCGCCCCTACATCCAGGCGGTCGAGCGCCGGGTCCCTGAGGCCGCCGTCCGACCAGCTGGGCACGCCGGTCAGACTTCCGCCGGGCAAATCCATCCAGGACCTGCAGGGGCCGctcaagctgcaggtgccgtCGGGAACCACAGGTGAGCCGCAGGTGCCCGCACCTGTGACGTGTGCGTCACCTGGTGGAGCCACGTCGCACGGAGGCAGCCCCACTTCCAAGAGGAACATGACGCCCGTTGCCACGGAGGTGTTTGCGCCGGCGGATTTGTACCGTCCGATGAACTCCCGTCCCGAGAGCATGAAGTCGTCGCGGAGCAGTGGTCGGGGTTCGCGGAGAGCACGTGCTTCTCCTGGGTCCGTCCACGCGCAACCGATGTCCGACACACTGCCACCTGTCGGCTGA
- the LOC118430325 gene encoding acylphosphatase-2-like isoform X2 translates to MKFSAKCKNTKRTADRLGLVGWVKNEVKSRPGQAALKTVVGQVQGEETKVSIMKKWLRETGSPKSKITDAHFRNESIIDRLEFASFDIRK, encoded by the exons ATGAAGTTTTCGGCAAAGTGCAAG AACACGAAGAGGACGGCTGACCGGCTGGGACTGGTGGGCTGGGTGAAGAACGAAGTGAAGTCACGGCCGGGGCAGGCGGCGCTGAAAACTGTGGTGGGGCAGGTACAGGGGGAGGAGACCAAGGTGTCCATCAT GAAGAAGTGGCTGAGAGAGACGGGAAGCCCCAAGTCCAAGATCACAGACGCACACTTCAGAAATGAAAGCATCATTGACAGACTAGAATTTGCATCCTTTGATATTAGAAAGTGA
- the LOC118429607 gene encoding NADP-dependent oxidoreductase domain-containing protein 1-like, translating to MAAQESIFAGLIPTVADITNNLPSLQFESALTDGEKPLLVLRARSHALTVCACAQAAYLVAILNEARQLVVELQTPVSRHSRSSRLLHQAPPRNPVRVGIIGGGRLGGQLAQALLTYGDVEPHEMVISTRRPEILVKLEEQGVTCLYDNRRVAASCDVLFLCCLPSQLNVVAEDIKGRIAAHCTVYSFVIGVPLPRFKQIFRFSNVLKPELSWRDDGQASWDVSKDVCSCLEDSRVASLTCPLPPQPDECLIRTGEKWAELAVYIFLNMCSDLQLSWEQSLDLANTVILGQTSTHPAAAAFSTENFTKNIANPAAPFPRFDLSLVTENDTPLTRCLKENQGVRNLFCKKYVSIFDKFYYWKGIKQVKQKKQ from the exons atggcggcccagGAGAGTATTTTTGCTGGCCTGATCCCTACCGTGGCGGATATCACCAACAACCTGCCGTCCCTGCAGTTCGAGAGCGCGCTGACAGACGGCGAGAAACCTCTGCTCGTGCTGAGGGCCCGCTCACACGCCCTGACGGTGTGCGCGTGCGCGCAGGCCGCGTATCTGGTGGCCATCCTGAACGAAGCAAG GCAGCTTGTGGTGGAACTGCAGACGCCGGTGAGCCGGCACAGTAGGAGTTCGCGCCTGTTGCATCAGGCCCCGCCCAGGAACCCCGTCCGTGTGGGGATCATCGGCGGGGGGCGGCTGGGCGGTCAGCTGGCGCAGGCCCTGCTGACCTACGGAGACGTGGAGCCACACGAGATGGTCATCTCCACCAGGAGACCAGAAATACTCG TGAAACTCGAGGAGCAGGGCGTGACCTGTCTCTATGACAACCGGCGGGTGGCGGCCTCCTGCGACGTGCTGTTCCTCTGCTGTCTGCCCTCACAGCTGAACGTTGTTGCGGAGGACATAAAAGGTCGCATCGCTGCCCACTGCACCGTGTACAGCTTCGTGATCGGGGTGCCCCTCCCGCGCTTCAAACAGATATTCAG ATTTTCCAACGTGCTGAAGCCTGAGTTGAGCTGGAGAGACGACGGCCAGGCCAGCTGGGACGTGTCGAAGGACGTGTGCTCCTGCCTGGAGGACAGCCGGGTTGCCAGCCTCACCTGCCCCCTCCCTCCGCAACCAGATG AGTGTCTGATCCGTACGGGTGAGAAGTGGGCGGAGCTGGCGGTCTACATCTTCCTGAACATGTGCTCGGACCTGCAGCTGTCCTGGGAGCAGAGTCTGGACCTGGCCAACACGGTCATCCTGGGGCAGACCAGCACGCACCCTGCCGCGGCCGCCTTCTCAACAGAGAACTTCACCAAGAACATCGCCAACCCTGCAGC ACCCTTCCCCAGATTCGACCTCTCCCTAGTGACAGAGAACGACACGCCCTTGACGCGCTGTCTTAAGGAGAACCAGGGGGTCAGGAACCTTTTCTGCAAGAAGTACGTCTCCATCTTCGACAAGTTCTACTACTGGAAGGGTATCAAACAGGTCAAGCAGAAAAAACAGTGA